A genomic region of Desulfosarcina ovata subsp. ovata contains the following coding sequences:
- a CDS encoding sarcosine oxidase subunit gamma SoxG, with protein sequence MSQIRRESPVRFGVTPRQSEVRDNWTVALEYDDEGQGPWIVDLSHKTRWDLQDSNVGDLTPCDLAVPAAPGESLLAGGTLINRMNRTQASIYHLSAAAPALPDFSGYTDVGEATLCVALFGPDAFLIAEKLTNLDLLDPAKTPPFLLQGPFCHVPCQIVPLEKRADGSGGFLMTCSRGYGDSMVAAIFKAGAEFGLRPAGENCFAVWLAALAE encoded by the coding sequence ATGTCTCAAATCAGAAGAGAATCGCCGGTGCGGTTCGGGGTAACTCCCCGCCAAAGCGAGGTGCGCGACAACTGGACCGTGGCGCTGGAATATGACGACGAAGGGCAGGGGCCCTGGATCGTGGACCTTTCCCACAAGACCCGCTGGGATCTGCAGGACAGCAATGTCGGTGATCTCACCCCTTGCGACTTGGCCGTGCCGGCGGCTCCGGGAGAATCCTTGCTGGCCGGCGGCACGCTGATCAATCGCATGAACCGTACCCAGGCGTCCATCTATCACCTGAGCGCGGCGGCACCGGCGTTGCCTGATTTCAGCGGGTACACCGACGTCGGCGAGGCGACCCTTTGCGTGGCCCTTTTCGGACCCGATGCGTTTCTGATCGCTGAAAAGCTGACCAACCTGGATCTTTTGGATCCTGCCAAAACACCGCCCTTTCTGCTGCAGGGGCCCTTCTGCCACGTTCCCTGCCAGATCGTCCCTCTGGAAAAGCGTGCCGACGGCAGTGGCGGTTTCCTGATGACCTGCAGCCGTGGTTACGGCGACAGCATGGTGGCAGCGATTTTCAAGGCCGGTGCCGAATTCGGTCTGCGGCCGGCCGGTGAAAACTGTTTTGCCGTCTGGCTGGCAGCCCTTGCCGAATAG
- a CDS encoding YbaK/EbsC family protein codes for MVYQSVIQMLEQSGFPFDVHVHAPVTSIDEAHQKVPHLTRNLLKTVVFRIKDGDWILAAVTGRHRIHYKKLADAMAVKRKALRSIAPEQVEPALGFEIGGVGPFPVRADIRVVFDESLLPLGKVFCGSGRNTRTIEMQIANLIALARGVVYPIVNDA; via the coding sequence ATGGTTTATCAATCCGTCATTCAGATGCTCGAACAGAGCGGATTCCCCTTTGATGTCCATGTCCATGCGCCCGTCACCAGTATCGACGAGGCCCACCAAAAGGTTCCCCACCTGACCCGCAACCTGCTGAAGACCGTGGTTTTCCGCATCAAGGACGGCGACTGGATTCTGGCTGCGGTGACCGGTCGTCATCGCATTCATTACAAGAAACTGGCCGATGCCATGGCGGTCAAGCGAAAGGCCCTGCGCTCCATCGCACCGGAGCAGGTCGAGCCGGCGCTGGGTTTTGAAATCGGCGGGGTCGGGCCTTTTCCCGTTCGCGCGGACATCCGTGTGGTGTTCGACGAAAGCCTTCTGCCGTTGGGAAAGGTGTTTTGCGGCAGCGGCAGAAACACCCGCACCATCGAGATGCAGATTGCCAATCTGATTGCCCTTGCCCGGGGGGTCGTTTATCCGATCGTTAACGATGCATGA
- a CDS encoding MASE3 domain-containing protein — MEMSLIHPRRVNDGRDANGGPKDSPWRMIFNSILFGLIALILIHVLNGYHPLLSHVLSELFAISVAWALFMVVWNARSQIDNDAFVFLGIALLFIGFIDLMHALVCKKIGFVEIQGESNPAVQLWVAARGLQSLTFAAFPLLLGRRLDPRPVMAGFALVTAMILLSVFYWKVFPPCFIDHVGGTPIKRLLETVFTIILLAALWLLHARRQSLDPQMHILMMGAVGLMVATELRSLFFSNPERGISLISHYLKLFSFFLVYLALVRSGLQRPYAVLFRKLQASVRAVTDAHIERTTILDHQPDHIILHDLEQQILWVNKTVCDFVGRPREELIGKRCTEIWKQAFAVCRRCPMGKTIRTGQIENVTTETPDGVSWKIRFCPVFDADGGIASVLEIRENITERIKAVDSLRYSEEKFSKAFHLNSTLMSISSIDDGIFDEVNEAFLRSTGLLPEAVIGRSSIEMGVISRQDREKMLSLLDELGRVENLPLELMPGSRNPRQCICSFEIITIRGQNKLLGMCQDVTDMVRMRRELDQERSLADLIESQRTLQTILDGIPDIIGLQKTDHSIIAFNKAGYAALGKAPAEVHGKKCFELFGHRQPCDHCATVRALESGKIETFERFEPTLNRWYKINTIPIKDSAGKISMLVEQIREITADRNREVELRRLGSAIQQVAEEVVITDVAGIIEYVNPAFEQITGYGQEEAIGKNPRILKSGQHDEEFYNALWGTISSGKTWHGRMINRKKDGSVYHEEASISPVFDKGGKIVNYVAVKRDITEQLDLEAHLRQAQKMEAIGTLAGGIAHDFNNILFPMMGFAEILREDLPETSPLQEHVDEILKASTRARDLVQQILAFSRQAKQEKKAIRIQTIVKEAIKLCRASLPSTITFDVKVDNECPAVVADPTQIHQVAMNLITNAFHAMEETGGTLAVAVRKVRRDAAENGAETLPAGTYVCLSVADTGCGIDPAIRDKIFMPYFTTKGQNKGTGMGLAVVLGIVQSHGGDVHLSSVPGEGTQIRACFPCEAREATEDTGRRQAPLPRGDERILLVDDEPAITRMLRQRLERIGYTVSERTSSVEALQVFRARPDAFDLVISDLTMPGMTGTRLAAEIKKRRPNTPVILCTGYSERFNQSNLSAMGIEGFVLKPVVIHDLANEIRRVLDRPPAVLRQVNSGNAPV, encoded by the coding sequence ATGGAAATGAGCCTCATTCATCCGAGGCGTGTGAACGACGGCCGAGATGCGAACGGCGGTCCGAAGGATTCCCCATGGCGTATGATCTTCAATTCCATTCTCTTTGGATTGATCGCCCTGATCCTGATTCATGTGCTCAACGGTTACCACCCGCTTCTCTCTCATGTGCTCTCGGAGCTGTTTGCCATCTCCGTGGCCTGGGCCCTGTTCATGGTCGTCTGGAATGCGCGCAGCCAGATCGATAACGATGCCTTTGTTTTCCTGGGCATCGCGCTGTTGTTCATCGGTTTCATTGACCTGATGCACGCCCTGGTCTGCAAAAAGATCGGCTTTGTAGAGATTCAAGGGGAAAGCAATCCGGCCGTCCAGCTCTGGGTGGCTGCCCGGGGCCTGCAAAGTCTGACCTTTGCGGCATTCCCATTGTTGCTGGGCCGACGCCTTGACCCCCGTCCGGTAATGGCCGGATTTGCCCTGGTCACGGCCATGATCCTGCTGAGTGTGTTTTACTGGAAAGTATTCCCGCCCTGTTTCATCGACCATGTCGGGGGAACGCCCATCAAACGGCTCCTCGAAACCGTTTTCACCATCATCCTGTTGGCGGCCCTGTGGCTGCTCCATGCCCGGCGGCAATCGCTCGATCCGCAAATGCACATCTTGATGATGGGGGCCGTCGGCCTCATGGTCGCCACGGAGCTTCGCTCCCTCTTCTTTTCCAATCCGGAAAGGGGCATCAGCCTGATCAGCCACTATCTCAAGCTGTTCTCCTTTTTCCTGGTCTACCTGGCATTGGTCCGCTCCGGGCTCCAGCGGCCGTACGCGGTATTGTTCCGTAAGCTCCAGGCCTCCGTCCGAGCCGTGACGGATGCCCATATCGAGCGGACCACCATCCTGGACCACCAACCCGATCATATTATTCTGCACGATCTGGAGCAGCAGATTCTCTGGGTGAACAAAACGGTGTGTGATTTTGTCGGCCGGCCGCGGGAGGAACTGATCGGCAAACGCTGCACGGAAATCTGGAAGCAGGCCTTCGCGGTTTGCCGGCGGTGCCCCATGGGCAAAACCATCCGAACCGGCCAAATTGAAAACGTCACCACCGAGACTCCGGATGGCGTTTCGTGGAAGATCCGTTTTTGTCCGGTGTTCGATGCTGACGGCGGTATCGCCAGTGTCCTCGAGATCCGCGAGAATATTACCGAGCGTATCAAAGCGGTCGATTCTCTGAGATATTCCGAAGAGAAGTTCTCCAAGGCCTTTCACCTGAACAGCACGCTCATGAGCATCAGTTCCATTGACGATGGCATCTTCGATGAGGTTAACGAGGCGTTTTTGCGATCCACGGGACTGCTGCCGGAAGCGGTGATCGGGCGATCTTCCATTGAGATGGGAGTCATTTCCAGGCAGGATCGTGAAAAAATGCTGTCGTTACTGGATGAACTCGGACGCGTCGAGAATCTGCCCCTCGAGTTGATGCCCGGAAGCCGGAACCCGCGCCAGTGTATCTGTTCCTTTGAGATTATCACCATCCGGGGCCAGAACAAGCTGCTCGGCATGTGCCAGGATGTCACTGACATGGTGCGGATGCGGCGGGAACTTGACCAGGAACGGTCGTTGGCAGACCTTATCGAATCGCAACGGACCCTTCAGACCATTCTCGATGGTATTCCGGATATCATTGGTTTGCAAAAGACCGATCATTCCATCATCGCCTTTAACAAGGCCGGTTATGCGGCACTGGGCAAGGCGCCGGCCGAGGTCCACGGGAAGAAGTGTTTCGAACTGTTCGGCCACCGTCAGCCCTGCGACCACTGTGCGACCGTACGGGCGCTCGAATCGGGAAAAATCGAGACCTTTGAACGCTTCGAACCGACGTTGAACCGCTGGTACAAGATCAATACCATTCCGATCAAGGATTCGGCGGGCAAGATTTCCATGCTCGTCGAGCAGATTCGCGAGATTACTGCCGACCGGAATCGTGAAGTCGAACTCAGGCGGCTTGGTTCGGCGATTCAGCAGGTCGCCGAAGAGGTGGTCATCACCGATGTGGCCGGCATCATCGAATACGTCAATCCGGCCTTCGAACAGATCACCGGATACGGTCAGGAAGAAGCCATCGGCAAGAATCCGCGTATTTTAAAGAGCGGTCAGCATGACGAGGAGTTTTACAATGCGCTGTGGGGTACCATCTCATCCGGGAAAACCTGGCACGGACGGATGATCAATCGGAAAAAAGACGGATCCGTGTACCACGAGGAGGCATCGATTTCGCCGGTATTCGATAAGGGCGGGAAGATCGTCAATTACGTGGCCGTCAAACGTGACATCACCGAGCAGCTGGATCTTGAAGCGCATCTTCGCCAGGCCCAGAAGATGGAAGCCATCGGGACCCTGGCCGGTGGCATCGCCCACGATTTCAACAATATTCTTTTTCCCATGATGGGATTCGCCGAGATACTTCGGGAGGACCTTCCCGAAACGAGTCCCCTCCAGGAGCATGTCGACGAAATCCTCAAGGCCTCCACAAGGGCCAGGGATCTGGTTCAGCAGATTCTCGCGTTCAGCCGTCAGGCCAAGCAGGAGAAGAAGGCGATCCGAATTCAAACCATTGTCAAGGAGGCCATCAAGCTCTGCCGGGCGTCACTGCCCAGCACCATCACCTTTGACGTAAAGGTGGACAACGAGTGCCCGGCGGTGGTGGCCGATCCCACACAGATTCATCAGGTTGCCATGAATCTGATCACCAACGCCTTCCATGCCATGGAAGAGACCGGGGGGACACTCGCGGTCGCCGTCCGGAAGGTCCGGCGGGATGCTGCTGAAAACGGTGCCGAAACGCTGCCCGCCGGAACCTATGTCTGCCTGTCGGTCGCCGATACCGGCTGCGGGATCGACCCGGCCATTCGCGACAAGATATTCATGCCCTACTTTACCACCAAGGGGCAGAACAAGGGGACGGGAATGGGGCTTGCCGTGGTCCTGGGGATTGTCCAGAGCCATGGTGGGGATGTCCATCTGAGCAGCGTGCCCGGCGAAGGCACGCAAATCCGTGCCTGTTTCCCTTGTGAGGCCCGGGAGGCGACGGAAGACACGGGCCGCCGTCAGGCGCCGCTTCCCCGGGGCGATGAACGCATCTTGCTGGTGGATGACGAGCCCGCCATCACCAGAATGCTGCGCCAGCGGTTGGAACGAATCGGCTACACGGTCAGCGAACGGACCAGCAGCGTAGAGGCCCTGCAGGTATTTCGTGCCCGCCCGGACGCATTCGATCTGGTGATTTCGGATCTGACCATGCCCGGCATGACCGGCACCCGACTGGCCGCGGAAATTAAAAAGCGTCGTCCGAACACGCCGGTTATCCTGTGTACGGGTTACAGCGAGCGGTTCAACCAGAGCAACTTGTCCGCCATGGGGATCGAGGGGTTTGTGCTCAAGCCGGTGGTGATCCATGACCTGGCCAACGAAATCAGGCGCGTGCTGGACCGCCCACCGGCCGTGTTGCGGCAGGTCAATAGCGGTAATGCTCCGGTTTGA
- the ahcY gene encoding adenosylhomocysteinase, giving the protein MQLAETKPTTDAKLEYHVKDINLADFGRREMEIAEKEMPGLIALREKYGPSKPLAGARISGSLHMTIQTAVLIETLRELGAEVRWASCNIFSTQDHAAAAIAAAGVPVFAWKGETLVEYWECTRKALTWPGNQGPQLIVDDGGDATLMVHRGYQAEENPAILDEPTDNKELRIINQTLKAILAEDKDFWHRVVKDCKGVSEETTTGVHRLQQMDEKGDLLFPAINVNDSVTKSKFDNIYGCRESLVDGIKRATDVMVAGKTAVVCGYGDVGKGCADAFAAHRARVMVTEVDPICALQAYMAGYPVVTMEQALAQGDIFVTATGNCDVITAEHMQSMRDQAIVCNIGHFDNEIQVDALEAIPGVEKINIKPQVDKYRFADGHAIYMLAEGRLVNLGCATGHPSFVMSNSFTNQVLAQIDLWQHPQAVGVRRLAKELDEEVARLHVEKLGGTLTRLSDKQAAYINVPPQGPFKPEHYRY; this is encoded by the coding sequence ATGCAACTGGCAGAAACAAAACCAACCACAGACGCGAAGCTCGAATACCATGTCAAAGACATCAACCTGGCCGATTTCGGACGCCGTGAGATGGAGATCGCCGAAAAAGAGATGCCCGGCCTGATCGCCCTGCGCGAGAAATATGGACCCTCCAAACCCCTGGCAGGTGCCCGCATCAGCGGCAGCCTGCACATGACCATCCAGACGGCAGTGCTCATCGAAACCCTGCGCGAGCTGGGCGCCGAGGTGCGCTGGGCGTCGTGCAACATCTTCTCCACCCAGGACCACGCCGCCGCCGCCATTGCCGCGGCCGGCGTCCCGGTTTTCGCCTGGAAGGGGGAAACCCTGGTCGAATACTGGGAATGCACCCGCAAGGCCCTCACCTGGCCGGGCAACCAGGGGCCACAGCTGATCGTGGACGACGGAGGGGATGCCACCCTGATGGTCCACCGCGGCTACCAGGCCGAAGAAAATCCCGCCATCCTGGACGAGCCCACCGACAACAAGGAACTGCGGATCATCAACCAGACCCTGAAAGCGATACTGGCCGAGGACAAGGACTTCTGGCACCGGGTCGTCAAGGATTGCAAGGGGGTTTCCGAGGAGACCACCACCGGCGTTCACCGCCTGCAGCAGATGGATGAGAAGGGCGACCTGCTCTTCCCGGCCATCAACGTCAACGACTCGGTCACCAAAAGCAAATTCGACAACATCTATGGTTGCCGGGAATCCCTGGTGGACGGCATCAAACGGGCCACCGATGTTATGGTGGCCGGCAAAACCGCCGTGGTTTGCGGATACGGCGATGTGGGCAAAGGCTGCGCCGATGCCTTTGCCGCCCACCGGGCCCGGGTGATGGTCACCGAGGTCGATCCCATCTGTGCCCTGCAGGCCTATATGGCCGGCTATCCGGTGGTCACCATGGAACAGGCCCTGGCCCAGGGAGACATCTTCGTCACCGCCACGGGCAACTGCGACGTGATTACGGCCGAACACATGCAGAGCATGCGCGATCAGGCCATTGTCTGCAACATCGGCCACTTCGACAACGAAATCCAGGTGGACGCCCTGGAAGCGATTCCCGGGGTCGAAAAAATCAACATCAAACCCCAGGTCGACAAATACCGGTTTGCCGACGGCCACGCCATTTACATGCTGGCCGAGGGCCGTCTGGTGAACCTGGGCTGCGCCACCGGCCATCCCAGTTTTGTGATGTCCAACTCCTTCACCAACCAGGTACTGGCGCAAATCGATCTGTGGCAACACCCGCAAGCCGTTGGTGTACGCCGTCTGGCCAAGGAACTGGACGAAGAAGTGGCCCGGTTGCATGTGGAGAAACTGGGCGGCACCCTCACCCGCTTGAGCGACAAGCAGGCCGCTTACATCAATGTCCCGCCCCAGGGTCCGTTCAAACCGGAGCATTACCGCTATTGA
- a CDS encoding sigma-54 dependent transcriptional regulator — protein sequence MKKKVNILVIEHGVELIRQLNRICSQKKFTIMASRTIEAGFERFEDHAIDIMILTGSVARLGRIRGMEFLDIISEKSAATQILFLASSKDMSLVFSALKRGSYQYAKLPIADGELEMLIQAALLHQPQYTPNLLLKSEARKTTFEKMVGGSAKMIELYRQIRQAANTNMPVLLTGETGTGKDLVARAIHQQSKRSRKAFLPIHLGALPPELVAGELFGYEKGAFTGATQSHRGMFEKAEGGTIFLDEIGTIDEKVQISLLRLLETRKLERIGGTRTISANVRIVTATNENLSEAVEQGRFREDLFFRLDIFQIALPPLRERGGDIALLVNSFLKQFSDDYQRDIVGISPECISVFEAYDWPGNVREIKNVVHRAVLNCTGGILLPEHLPERLQESRKQPQKISLPVGCTLKEAEREIILRTLNWTGNNRQRTASILGISRRSLYNKLTRYEL from the coding sequence ATGAAAAAAAAAGTCAATATTTTGGTCATCGAACATGGGGTTGAACTGATCCGTCAATTGAACCGCATCTGTTCACAAAAAAAATTCACCATCATGGCCTCCCGAACCATCGAAGCCGGGTTTGAGCGCTTCGAAGACCATGCCATCGATATTATGATCCTTACGGGCTCGGTGGCCCGGCTGGGCCGTATTCGGGGCATGGAATTCCTGGATATCATTTCGGAAAAAAGTGCGGCGACCCAGATATTGTTTCTGGCGTCGTCAAAGGACATGTCCCTGGTTTTCTCGGCGCTTAAACGGGGATCCTATCAGTATGCCAAACTGCCCATTGCCGATGGGGAGCTGGAAATGCTGATCCAGGCCGCCCTGCTGCACCAGCCCCAGTACACGCCCAACCTGCTGCTGAAATCCGAGGCCCGCAAGACCACCTTCGAAAAGATGGTTGGCGGGTCGGCCAAGATGATCGAGCTTTACCGGCAGATCCGCCAGGCCGCCAACACCAACATGCCGGTTTTGCTGACCGGCGAAACCGGTACCGGAAAGGATCTGGTGGCGCGGGCCATTCATCAGCAGAGCAAGCGGAGCAGAAAGGCTTTTTTGCCCATCCATTTGGGCGCCCTGCCCCCCGAACTGGTGGCCGGTGAACTGTTTGGCTATGAAAAGGGGGCCTTTACCGGGGCCACCCAGAGCCATCGGGGCATGTTTGAAAAAGCCGAGGGGGGGACCATTTTTCTGGATGAGATCGGTACCATCGATGAAAAAGTGCAGATCAGCCTGTTGAGGCTCCTGGAAACCCGCAAGCTGGAGCGCATTGGCGGGACGCGAACCATCTCCGCCAATGTCCGCATTGTCACCGCGACCAACGAGAACCTTTCCGAGGCGGTGGAGCAGGGGCGTTTCAGGGAGGATCTTTTTTTTCGTTTGGATATTTTCCAGATTGCCCTGCCCCCCCTTCGCGAACGCGGCGGGGATATCGCCCTTCTGGTAAACTCTTTTCTCAAACAGTTCAGTGACGACTACCAGCGTGACATTGTGGGTATTTCTCCGGAATGTATCTCGGTCTTCGAGGCTTACGACTGGCCGGGAAATGTGCGCGAGATTAAAAATGTGGTCCATCGTGCAGTGCTCAACTGCACCGGGGGAATTCTGCTTCCCGAACACCTGCCCGAACGGCTTCAGGAGAGTCGCAAACAGCCGCAGAAAATAAGCCTGCCTGTCGGATGTACCCTGAAAGAGGCCGAACGGGAGATTATCCTGCGGACACTCAACTGGACGGGCAACAATCGTCAGCGCACCGCTTCGATTCTCGGGATCAGCCGGCGGTCACTCTATAACAAGCTGACCCGGTATGAGCTGTAG
- a CDS encoding FAD-dependent oxidoreductase: MSKSYDVLIIGSGTAGQTAAYQLNDNGIRIGLVEQSPRPGGTCALSGCQAKKWFYEGAEKVRGEMGRFRTGNGYSSYRVSLL; encoded by the coding sequence ATGTCCAAGTCATACGACGTGCTGATTATCGGCTCCGGAACCGCCGGGCAGACGGCAGCATACCAGCTGAACGATAACGGCATCCGTATCGGCCTGGTGGAGCAAAGCCCACGACCGGGCGGGACCTGCGCACTCAGCGGCTGTCAGGCCAAAAAATGGTTTTACGAAGGTGCTGAAAAGGTCAGAGGAGAAATGGGCCGTTTCCGGACGGGCAATGGCTACAGCTCATACCGGGTCAGCTTGTTATAG
- a CDS encoding MarR family winged helix-turn-helix transcriptional regulator produces MEIDYADNILVSLRRIIRSIDQHNKQLDRRYELTVPQVVCLRKLLSDGELSPGQLAKAIYLSQATVTGIIDRLEAKGLVTRERSTVDRRKILVRLTDRGTRTANDVPWPLQEGFSEKLNALDEAEKKQIDATLKQLVEMMETPALAYWVFGNDTTAAEPCMIHPTE; encoded by the coding sequence ATGGAAATAGACTATGCTGACAATATTTTAGTTTCATTACGAAGGATTATTCGATCGATCGACCAGCACAACAAGCAACTCGACAGACGATACGAACTCACCGTACCGCAGGTGGTTTGTCTTCGAAAACTGCTCTCGGACGGGGAATTGTCGCCGGGGCAACTGGCCAAGGCGATCTATTTGAGCCAGGCTACCGTCACGGGCATCATCGATCGGCTGGAAGCCAAAGGGCTGGTCACGCGTGAGCGCAGTACGGTGGACCGTCGCAAGATATTGGTGCGCCTCACCGATCGCGGCACGCGGACGGCCAATGATGTTCCCTGGCCGCTGCAGGAAGGCTTCTCCGAGAAATTGAATGCACTGGACGAGGCTGAAAAAAAGCAGATTGATGCCACATTGAAGCAGTTGGTGGAGATGATGGAAACACCGGCCCTGGCGTATTGGGTGTTTGGCAACGACACGACCGCCGCGGAGCCATGTATGATTCACCCGACGGAATGA
- the proV gene encoding glycine betaine/L-proline ABC transporter ATP-binding protein ProV, translating to MEAEDKIVIRNLYKIFGPAPKKVMDLLAQGKEKTEIFEKTGMTVGVNNANFEIKAGEIFVVMGLSGSGKSTIVRMLNRLIEPTAGKVIVDGKDVIKMSHDELVKFRLHNMSMVFQSFALMPHLTVLENAAFGLELAGVEPDKRRERAMEALAQVGLEGWEDSYPKQLSGGMQQRVGLARGLAVDPDILLMDEAFSALDPLIRTEMQDELLKLQEQDKRTIVFISHDLDEALRIGDRIAIMEGGRVVQVGTPEEILQNPADDYVRAFFRGVDPTNVISAGDIVRDTHPTIIKTKVGSLRAAQELLSSSEHDHAYVLDAKRHFLGVISSDSLRQAISDNAKDNPIDLAFIEVAKALQATDSMQDILPEVASRSWPVPVIDENNRYKGVVSKNRFLKTLHRTEEQFEDFEETVNAA from the coding sequence ATGGAAGCAGAGGATAAAATTGTCATACGAAATCTTTATAAAATTTTCGGACCAGCCCCGAAGAAGGTCATGGATCTTCTGGCCCAGGGCAAAGAGAAAACGGAAATTTTCGAGAAGACCGGTATGACGGTCGGCGTCAATAACGCCAATTTTGAGATCAAGGCCGGAGAGATCTTCGTGGTCATGGGACTTTCCGGATCGGGAAAGTCGACCATTGTGCGCATGCTCAATCGGTTGATCGAGCCCACCGCCGGGAAGGTCATTGTCGATGGCAAGGACGTAATCAAAATGTCCCATGACGAGCTGGTCAAGTTCCGGCTGCACAACATGAGCATGGTTTTCCAATCTTTTGCGCTGATGCCCCACCTCACTGTTTTGGAAAACGCCGCTTTCGGTCTGGAACTCGCCGGTGTTGAGCCGGACAAACGGCGCGAACGGGCCATGGAAGCCCTGGCCCAGGTCGGGCTGGAGGGGTGGGAAGACTCCTACCCGAAGCAATTGAGCGGGGGCATGCAGCAGCGCGTCGGCCTGGCCCGCGGCCTGGCCGTGGATCCGGATATATTACTGATGGACGAGGCCTTTTCAGCGCTGGATCCATTGATCCGCACCGAAATGCAGGACGAACTGCTCAAGTTGCAGGAACAGGACAAGCGGACCATTGTGTTTATTTCCCACGATCTTGACGAAGCCCTGCGAATCGGTGATCGCATCGCCATCATGGAGGGGGGCCGGGTGGTCCAGGTGGGAACCCCCGAAGAGATCCTGCAGAATCCGGCCGATGATTATGTGCGGGCCTTCTTTCGGGGTGTGGATCCCACCAATGTCATCTCCGCCGGCGATATCGTCAGGGATACGCATCCGACGATCATCAAAACCAAAGTCGGCAGCCTGCGCGCCGCCCAGGAACTGCTTAGCAGCAGTGAGCATGACCATGCCTACGTGCTCGACGCCAAGCGACATTTTCTCGGGGTGATATCATCGGATTCCCTGCGCCAGGCCATTTCCGACAATGCCAAGGATAATCCCATCGATCTGGCCTTCATCGAAGTCGCCAAAGCGTTGCAGGCGACGGACTCCATGCAGGATATTCTTCCCGAAGTGGCTTCCCGGAGCTGGCCCGTTCCGGTGATCGATGAGAATAATCGGTATAAAGGGGTGGTTTCCAAAAACCGTTTTTTAAAAACATTGCACCGGACGGAAGAACAGTTTGAGGATTTTGAAGAGACGGTGAACGCCGCCTGA
- a CDS encoding ABC transporter permease, which translates to MFEDKVIPLDIWVSQFVEWLVENYRDVFQAIKWPIEQTLNGFDTGLNALPAVVVILLIGVAAWRFSGVLLAIFSVITMVLIGLLGLWPDSMTTLAMVLSSVVFCTVVGVPLGIIAGRSDRFEAIMRPILDAMQTTPAFVYLVPIVMLFSVGNVAGVLATIIFAVPPIIRLTSLGIRQVHPELVEAAQAFGATDWQVLRKVQVPLAMPTILAGLNQTIMMALSMVVIAALIGAGGLGSPVILGLNTLDIGRAVIGGLGIVLMAIVLDRITQSMAKTKG; encoded by the coding sequence ATGTTTGAAGATAAAGTAATACCCCTGGATATCTGGGTGTCCCAGTTTGTCGAGTGGCTGGTGGAAAACTACCGCGATGTCTTTCAGGCCATCAAGTGGCCCATCGAACAAACCCTGAATGGATTCGACACGGGGCTCAACGCATTGCCGGCGGTTGTGGTTATTCTGCTCATCGGCGTTGCTGCCTGGCGGTTCTCCGGTGTCCTGCTGGCGATTTTTTCCGTTATCACCATGGTATTGATCGGTTTGCTGGGGCTGTGGCCGGATTCCATGACGACCCTGGCCATGGTGCTTTCATCGGTTGTCTTTTGTACGGTTGTCGGCGTTCCACTGGGCATCATCGCCGGGCGCAGCGATCGTTTCGAGGCGATTATGCGGCCGATTCTGGACGCCATGCAGACCACACCGGCCTTCGTCTATCTGGTTCCCATCGTGATGCTTTTCTCAGTCGGCAACGTCGCCGGCGTCCTGGCCACGATCATTTTTGCCGTGCCCCCGATTATCCGCCTGACCAGCCTGGGCATCCGCCAGGTCCATCCGGAACTGGTCGAGGCGGCACAGGCCTTCGGCGCCACCGACTGGCAGGTGCTGCGAAAAGTCCAGGTGCCCCTGGCCATGCCCACCATCCTGGCCGGCCTTAACCAGACCATCATGATGGCGCTGTCCATGGTCGTGATTGCCGCCCTGATCGGCGCCGGCGGTCTGGGGTCTCCGGTGATTCTCGGCCTCAATACCCTGGATATCGGCCGGGCGGTGATCGGCGGTCTGGGGATTGTGCTGATGGCCATCGTTCTCGACCGGATCACCCAATCCATGGCCAAAACAAAAGGATAG